One segment of Castanea sativa cultivar Marrone di Chiusa Pesio chromosome 3, ASM4071231v1 DNA contains the following:
- the LOC142629045 gene encoding uncharacterized protein LOC142629045: MEAVIPLESGFPTLKSDQYNDASNHDMLCDSLNTIEERREVASVKIGSYQQKLKQTYDKGVKLRPLVPGDLVLRKVVGTARNPVWGKLGPNWEGPYRITPVAGVGAYRLEDLDGRIGHRPWNINNLRCYYY; encoded by the coding sequence ATGGAGGCAGTAATCCCGTTGGAGTCAGGCTTTCCCACCTTGAAATCTGATCAGTATAACGATGCGAGTAATCATGATATGCTGTGCGATAGTTTGAATACCATTGAAGAAAGAAGGGAAGTAGCCAGTGTGAAGATAGGCAGCTACCAACAAAAACTCAAGCAGACATATGACAAGGGAGTAAAGTTAAGACCTTTAGTACCAGGAGATTTGGTATTAAGAAAAGTGGTGGGGACAGCGAGAAATCCTGTCTGGGGTAAGTTAgggcctaattgggaaggaccgtATAGAATTACGCCTGTAGCAGGCGTGGGGGCTTATCGTTTAGAAGATTTAGATGGAAGGATAGGTCATCGCCCCTGGAATATAAATAACTTACGATGTTATTACTATTAA
- the LOC142627185 gene encoding uncharacterized protein LOC142627185, with amino-acid sequence MATELEEKLIEEELGYPIRLSEQVRAAVDEANWFKLECTEVGKQVDRVSQMLRTMTRFASTAQFLYDRPIRRVTAEVSKNLERALTLVRKCKRRSVLRRVVTIVSAADFRKVQSFLESSVGDMRWLLSIFDTENGGSGGGGGINLSLPPIASNDPILSWVWSFVATLQMSQLPEKIEAANELASFARDNDRNKKIIIEEGGVPPLLKLLKDGECLEAQIAATTAIYNLANEEERVRAIVNELGVQIIVQVLSDSPMVVQTQTARLVARMAEYDPIAQEDFARENVIRPLVTLLSFETFVDDHKDQLSKQSFHSIVQINKQMEKKTLTRPNSRPYSNANSNSNINSNYYHYYYHNNEGSSRAGQHRRERENEKPEVKLSLKISCAGALWMLAKGSVSNSKRITETKGLLCLAKLVEKEEGELQYNCLMTIMEITAAAEFNADLRRSSFRINSPAAKAVVEQLLRVIRELDNPILQVPAIKSIGSLARTFPARETWVIDPLVTQLSHRNLDMAAEAAISLGKFACPDNFLCVEHSKTIIEYNGVLQLMRMLRANERTQLHGLILLCYLAIHAGNSEALEQARVLTALEGADRTVVAQHPELRELVSKAIYHLNLYQVGVQSQMHSFVP; translated from the coding sequence ATGGCCACAGAGTTGGAAGAGAAGTTGATAGAAGAAGAACTCGGGTACCCGATTCGGCTCTCGGAGCAAGTTCGGGCCGCGGTGGACGAAGCCAATTGGTTCAAACTTGAGTGTACTGAAGTGGGCAAGCAAGTGGACCGGGTCTCCCAGATGCTCCGAACCATGACCCGGTTCGCTTCCACGGCTCAGTTTCTTTACGACCGGCCGATTCGGCGAGTGACCGCCGAGGTGTCGAAGAACTTAGAGCGTGCCCTAACCCTAGTCCGGAAGTGCAAGCGCCGGAGCGTTCTGCGACGCGTCGTTACGATCGTGAGCGCCGCCGACTTTCGCAAAGTTCAGAGCTTTCTAGAGTCTTCCGTCGGCGACATGCGGTGGCTTCTCAGTATCTTCGACACCGAAAACGGCGGCtccggcggcggcggcggcatCAACCTCTCGCTCCCTCCGATCGCGAGCAACGATCCGATTCTCTCTTGGGTTTGGTCTTTCGTCGCCACGCTCCAAATGTCCCAGCTGCCTGAGAAAATCGAAGCCGCGAACGAACTCGCTTCGTTCGCGCGAGACAACGATCGGAACAAGAAGATCATTATCGAAGAAGGCGGAGTTCCGCCATTGTTGAAGCTCCTCAAGGACGGCGAGTGTCTCGAGGCGCAAATTGCCGCCACGACGGCGATTTATAACTTGGCGAATGAGGAAGAGAGAGTCCGAGCGATTGTGAACGAGCTCGGAGTTCAGATTATAGTGCAAGTGCTCTCGGACTCACCGATGGTGGTACAAACTCAGACCGCGAGATTGGTGGCTCGAATGGCGGAGTATGACCCGATTGCTCAAGAGGATTTCGCGAGAGAGAACGTGATTAGGCCGCTGGTGACGCTGTTATCGTTCGAGACCTTTGTGGATGATCATAAGGACCAATTGAGTAAGCAAAGCTTTCATTCAATTGTTCAAATTAATAAGCAAATGGAGAAGAAAACATTGACTAGACCCAATAGCAGACCTTATTCGAAtgcaaattcaaattcaaatatcaaTTCTAATtactatcattattattatcataataACGAGGGGAGTAGTCGGGCCGGGCAGCAtaggagagagagggagaatgaGAAGCCGGAAGTGAAGCTTAGTTTGAAAATTAGTTGTGCCGGGGCATTGTGGATGCTCGCCAAAGGGAGTGTGTCGAATAGTAAGAGGATAACGGAGACAAAAGGGTTGCTTTGTTTGGCGAAATTGGTTGAGAAAGAAGAGGGTGAGTTGCAATACAATTGCTTGATGACTATAATGGAGATAACGGCTGCAGCTGAGTTTAATGCTGACCTTAGACGCTCCTCGTTTAGGATTAATTCTCCGGCTGCCAAGGCAGTTGTGGAACAGCTGTTGAGGGTGATTAGAGAGTTGGACAACCCGATATTACAAGTTCCAGCCATAAAATCGATTGGTTCATTGGCTAGGACTTTTCCAGCTAGAGAGACCTGGGTTATTGATCCGCTGGTGACTCAACTTAGTCATAGAAACCTGGATATGGCTGCCGAAGCTGCCATTTCGCTGGGGAAGTTTGCTTGTCCGGATAATTTTCTCTGCGTGGAGCATTCCAAGACAATAATCGAGTATAATGGTGTGCTGCAGTTGATGAGAATGTTAAGGGCCAATGAACGGACACAGTTGCACGGTTTGATTCTCCTTTGCTACCTTGCAATACATGCTGGTAACAGTGAGGCCTTGGAACAAGCTAGGGTTTTGACTGCCCTCGAGGGGGCAGACCGAACTGTGGTTGCACAGCATCCTGAGTTGAGAGAATTGGTTTCCAAAGCAATATACCATCTGAATCTGTATCAAGTTGGTGTTCAATCTCAAATGCATTCATTTGTTCCTTGA
- the LOC142626957 gene encoding F-box protein At1g70590-like, translating into MKQKTWPARSDGSRFLSLPLSKIKGPKFPTRTSTRQIRFYTTRPSDGQDFSALPYDVLTKIAASFSLQNLRAASLVCKSWSEALKPLREAMLLLHWGKRFKHGQGGVRPNLDKALDSFLKGAARGSALAMVDAGLIYWELGHKDKAVALYHKAAELGDPAGQCNLAISFLQAEPPNLKEALTWLYKASIAGHVRSQYQLALCLHQGRGVNCSIKDAARWYLKAAEGGYVRAMYNVSLCYSSGEGLVRSNQLARKWMKRAADRGHTKAQFEHGLALFSEGDMMKAVVYLELASRAGERAAAHVKNVILQQLSATSRDRVMLLADNWRALPSSR; encoded by the exons atgaagcagAAAACTTGGCCAGCTCGATCCGACGGTTCTCGCTTCCTCTCCCTTCCACTATCAAAAATCAAGGGTCCAAAATTCCCCACGCGAACTTCGACCCGTCAGATCCGATTCTACACCACAAGACCATCCGACGGCCAGGATTTCTCGGCGCTCCCGTACGACGTGTTGACGAAAATCGCGGCGTCGTTTAGCCTCCAAAACCTTCGAGCCGCGTCGCTGGTGTGCAAGTCGTGGAGCGAGGCGCTCAAGCCGTTGAGAGAGGCGATGCTGTTGCTGCATTGGGGGAAGCGGTTCAAGCACGGTCAAGGTGGGGTCCGCCCTAACTTGGACAAGGCTCTGGACTCGTTCTTGAAAGGCGCGGCTCGTGGTTCAGCTCTGGCTATGGTGGATGCCGGTTTGATTTACTGGGAATTAGGTCACAAGGACAAGGCTGTTGCTTTGTATCACAAAGCTGCGGAGCTTGGTGACCCTGCTGGACAGTGCAATTTGGCCATTTCTTTTTTGCAAG CTGAACCTCCAAATCTGAAGGAAGCTTTGACATGGTTATATAAAGCTTCCATTGCTGGACATGTCCGTTCTCAATACCAACTTGCACTTTGTCTGCATCAAGGTCGAGGGGTTAATTGCAGTATAAAAGATGCT GCTAGATGGTATCTAAAAGCTGCAGAAGGTGGGTATGTGCGTGCTATGTACAATGTCTCGCTATGCTACTCATCTGGTGAAGGTTTGGTGCGTAGTAATCAACTAGCAAGAAAGTGGATGAAGCGGGCAGCTGATCGTGGTCACACTAAAGCACAATTTGAGCATGGACTTGCTCTCTTTTCT GAAGGGGACATGATGAAAGCTGTAGTGTACCTGGAACTTGCCTCCCGTGCTGGAGAAAGAGCCGCAGCTCATGTGAAGAATGTAATCCTCCAACAATTGTCAGCAACTTCACGTGATCGAGTCATGCTTCTTGCTGACAATTGGCGAGCTTTGCCTTCATCTCGCTGA